The Agelaius phoeniceus isolate bAgePho1 chromosome 2, bAgePho1.hap1, whole genome shotgun sequence region GAGAGCTGTAACACCCAAGTTGACACTGACATGACAATGACACTAGCAATTAAGATCAACAATTCTTTccagaaaattttcttttaaatggaaCATTTTATAACATTCCATGAATTCCAGCCTCATCCCCCTGTCTCTGCAGTTCTAGTTCCCCTTGGTCCTTGCATACCTGATGGCAAGTGTCGTAGTCGTGTCTCAAGTACCTGGTGTACACAGAACATCCCTGAGGAAGGGAGAGTAACCAGCCCAAGCCATGTGGCCAGTACCAGCAGTACCCTTTCAACACAGCAGGAATGTTCTCCAGGCTTTCACAAGGCAATCACTGAAGCTATCTAGGTTATAGATAGCTGAAACTAAACTAGGTTATCTATAAATCACCACCACTGCACCTGGTAACTTGCTGTTTAAGCCCTGAAGAACAGAGGGTGGGCAGATAGTAGAGAGGCATGCAAAGGACTTCTCTAACAAAGCAGTAATAATAAAACATAGGCTGTTCCAGAGGACTACTTTTAATGTAGTATTTTGTACACACAGCAACATCTTATTTGTCACCCACACTAATTACAGTGAAATACCATAACAGGTATGAGAGCAGATCCCAGGGTAGTGCACAACATGTGCCAAATATAAACATGCTGTGTTACTCAACATGTCCACTTCTTTGTCACATTTAAGTGGTTTAAATGATCACTGATGTATCTGTGCTCAGGAAACTTGGCTTGTTTCAGGCTTTTGAAAGCTTCCCACTTGGCACGTCTCTCTTCCGTGTTGTGTTTGtattcctgttcctgtgtcagGTAAGGTTGGCTGAGCCAATACTCGTTCTCTGCTTCAATTTCCAACCTTCGGATCATTGCTTGCTTCATGGAAATGGTAACCTGTCTTGGTCGCCTGTACTTCCCAATCCATTGTTTTCCAGGAATTCTCTTCCGCAGTAATACTGTTGTTAAAAACATTTTGCCttaaaacataaaaagaaatataaaataaatactcATTACCTTAGGGAGAAAAATACAACTTGGACAAGAAAGATTAAAAGCTCTGCACTCACTCCACTGCCTTGTAGCTGGCTGGTTTGAAGTTTCAGGCTCCAAGTCTGGTAACCATCACACACAGCAGGCAGCACAAGGCCAGATACACTGGAAActtcagaagcagaaaagggGAATTAAAATCTATGTAATTTAAGAATTTATTCAGTTATTCTTACACTGCAATTAAAGCATACCCTCCAtaaattatttaagaaaaatccAGTCACAGATACTCAAGAGTGAAAGGTTCACTTCGCTCAGGCCTTCTTCAAATAGTTGTCAAAACAGAGTATTTCCAGCTCTGTCTTCTTGATCCAAATCTGGCCTTTCCTCAGCATGAGGTTTTGGACTACAATCTCTACAAGCTTATTAGTATGTAATTACCTAGTCTCGTATCCTGACCGAGGGAAATCTGGTTGGTAGAGAGAAGCAATATCCTGAATTAGACCAAGTGGCGTAAGCGGAAAGCACCAATAGACCCTGCCACAACACGCTGGGTGTAAGGGGCAGGAAACGCCGAATGACGTTCAAACTTTACACAAATGCTCTTTGTTAAACTGTTCATTAGTCTCACACACGCTAATGCCCACGTTTCACGCTACACGGGATTTTATCAGCTTtagggaatcacagaatacgcggagttggaagggacccacaaggatcatcgagtccaactggCCCTGCCCCCGACATCGCCAGGAACCACACCATGTACCTCAGAGTTGTCCAAACCCTCCATGAACTCTGTCAGCCGTGACCAAGTCAGTCACCCAAGCACTTCTAGCACGGCACAAAACAGCGCTGCCGCTAACGGAAGCCACGGGGATCCGTGGGAGCATGGCTGCCCGAGTACccagctcccctcccagcctcacTCACCGGGAAgctccggcggcggcggccccgcggaggagccaagatggcggcgggcgAGGAGCGCGGCTCTCGCgagaggcggcggcggcgggcggggcccAGCGGAGCCAATGGGGCTCGCTCTGGCGGCAGTTTGAAGCTCCTCAGCGGCGCGCGCGGCtcggcccagcccggcccggttCGGTTCGGTTTCGTTTCGCTCGGGGCCGCCCCGGTCCCGCTTCCCCCGCCCGGAGCCATGGACGTAACCGGGGGCTTCTTCGGCAAGCTGCGGGATCTGGCCCTCACGGTGGAGAGGGAGTTGAAGCAGCTGGAGCGGGCCATGCGCCGGGAGGACGCCGGTAAGAGCAGCCCGCGGCCGTGGCCGCACGCCTGGGCCTGAGGGGCTCGCAGCTGTTCCTCCTTGCGGGATTTGCGTTCCCGCCTGCCACAGCCCCTCATGCTCCTCTGGGAGCGCCTGTGGTGGGCCCGGAGGTCAGCCTGGGAATTGCTCGGCTGGGAATTGTTTGAGCTCCCTCGTCTCGTTGTCTCTCTGAGCTCCTTTGTGGGTGTGTGGCTGAGTTTTTTTATCACGGAGAAAACCAAGGTGAATGGGATGAAATAAGAAGCACGTTCTTGCTTCTTCTTTAAGTAGATCGATATAGGAAAACGTTTGCAGGGCGTGTTCTCTCTCTGGACAGATAGCTCAGGCttttaattgtgtttatctcTGTGCTATGTCTTGTCACGTAGCGGGTGCCCTCTTTTACACTACTTGCATTAGCCTTGGTTTCAGTGAAAAAAAGTAATGTCTGCTGCATTGTGTAAGTGAGCAATGCATCTGCCCACGTGCGAATACAATTGAAGAATTCAATTTTCTGCTGAGATTTGTTTTTCACTGGTCTCTATATCACTTTTTTTCCGAATTCCAACCTCTTTAGGGATAAAATTTTAATACAAGTATTAGCTGCCAACATTAAGGTGAAAGCCTGGGCAGTTTCTCTGTGGAGTTTAACACGCTGTACAAAGAGCAGTTTTTTGTGTTGTGAAGTGCCTGACGGGAACTAGTTCTCTTTGGTTTTGTCTATATTGACTCTCTCTGGGTTATGAGTCCAACATCTCTAATATTATAGaaacacagaatggtttgagttggaatggaccttaaagatcacctaattccagccccctgccatgggcagggacaccttccactagaccaggttgctcagagccccatccaacctgagcttggacacttccagagatggggcatccacagcttctctgggcaacctgtttcagAGCCTCATCATTCTCACAGCAAAGAACTTCTCcaaatatctaatctaaatcttcTCTCTCTTAGTTTgaatccattcccccttgtcctgtcactacatgccttTGTAAAAAAAGTCCTTCTCTTTCTTGTgagctcccttcaggtactgtaAGGCTGCAATTAGTTAATCCTGAAGAAGCCTCTCtttcaggctgaacaatcccaattctctcggcctttccttgcaggagaggaaaggctgagagatccatccctctgatcatcccagtgcccctccTCTGTACCAACTCCAACAGGTCCTGTCCTCCCCGTGCTGGTgccccagagctggtgcagccctgcaggtgggctctgagcagagcagaggggcagaatcccctccctggccctgctgcccaccattggatgcagcccaggacacgtttggctctctgggctgtgggagcaCACTGACAGCTCATGGCCATTCACAGCTCAATGTCAGTGAGTGCACATTGACAGCTCATCTGCTAATGCAGGAAATTGCCATGTAGGATGTTACTTTCATGCTAAAACACTAAGACACCTCTTTTACTTTCTAAACTCTTTTATGTGAACATTCATCTCGAAGACTATGAAGATGAATCTCCGCTCACAGTCTTGCATGACCTCTGTGGCGAAATCAAGACTCAGAAGGTAACAACTTTCTTCCTTCTTGAGAAATtacatgtgtgtgtatgttcCATAAACTTATGGTTCTGTTTTGGTCATTAAGCCACAATTCAACTTTGTTAGTCAATAGTTATAACCCTTATTTTTACTCACTTACATCTAAGTCCTCTTAATGGCCATGGATATTGGGTAATGCCCAAAAACTTGGTGACCCAAAGTAGGTTTAGCAATGTTTCTTAGTTTGCAGTCACTGCTGTCACTCAGGTAAGCAGGGAACAAAGGTTACAAGGAAGTTGGAGAGTGCCAAGGTACGAGGAGAATGATTCAGGAACAGCAGCTCACAACAAAAGAGAAGCTTGCTTGTTTTCCATGACCAGCCTTTAGAATAAAATCAATCTTCAGAGAAGTTTCAGTACCTTCAGCCATTCAGTTAAACTTGTGAAAAATGTTGTCTATTTCTTATACAGAAGTAGAAAAAATGGGTTATAGAAATGAACAATATAGAAATAATTGAGTGATATAAAAGTAAGATTAACCACCTGCTCTGCGCTTATGCTTTGTACATATGGAGTAAGAGTCCAGACTAATTGCTGTTACCTCGTATTTTTCTGGAGTAAAAGCATATAATTCCTTGGCAAGGTTACCAGCAAGCAGGTATAATACTGTGAACTGTCATTACAGTTACTTTTATAAGATTCCACACACTTGGGTTCTATATATTCCTGGTATTCTGTAGGTATATATACCTGATGGTTTTCAGGTATAGAAAAGACCTAAATTCGCTGCTTATCTTCATCTGAATTGCAATTAAATACTTACTCCCAAAATGCTTGATGTGTAAACTATCATGTGATGATTTGAAAGCCAGTATTTCTAtgtttccctctctctccccaaaGGAAGATGTTAGTGCCAGTCTTGGTAAGatttgctctgaaaaaaaagcagttaATGAATTTATGAAGGCAAGTGAAATCTTGATGCAAAGAAATGCAGCAGATCTTGGAAAAATAAGAGAGCTGTTCCAGAAATATGGCTACAAACCACATGTCAAAGACTCTACAGGTAATGTTTCTTGTCAATACAGTATGTGAAGAAAAGTATCATTTTTATAAAATGTTTCTCTTTAGCTATGTGTATATTTCTATTAATTAGGAGATCAAGTACACCCATGTTATTTGCTTTATAATAATAGCCAGACAGTAGATTTTGTTGGGATTGGTGCTGTGagaacaaaccaaaacacaaacacTTGGAATTAGCTCTTCTGGCATGCCTTTAAGTTAGTGTATgttggattttgggtttttttcagtaataATTATATTCAGAAAACATGTTAGCAAGCATGTTTTGATGACCCAGAGACttctgctgcttcagcttcTCATGCATGAGGAACTATTGTAGATGCACCTCAGCTGGTTTGTATTCACATGTGATGGTTTCATTAACTTAAATCATCCTAGAGAAAATCCTAAAGTGCCTGTTTCACAGCACAAATGGGACAAGAATGCTCAGGAATTATGTGGCATGTGACAAGCACTAGCACCTTGATCATTGGAGGGGAAGGAGGTTCTTAGTCCAGTCAGAAAATGCACATAGAACCGTCTGAAAAATCCAGTTGTGCCAAATGAGTTAAAGTACTACACCTGTCAATACTGCACATACCCCTTTTGGTACCCAGGGCCCAATCAGGTTTCAAAAAGCTTTTGACATAGTCTTAACTTGCTCTGAGCATTATCCAGTCAttacacaaaacaaaattatggTTGTGAACCATATGGATGTCCAAGTTAAGCTCCTATAGCTGTTTTACATAGATAGGGCAGAaagctctgatttttttttttatagtgcCTTTCCTTCTATACTCTTTGCCTTTAAAGTCTCCAAAGAGAGCTACaggtgaaattatttttttaagttgtgTTTTTAAGCTAAGTGTATCTGAAGAGATAATACCACTGCACACCAGAAGGTATACTACTTTAAATGGCCTCCCTCCCCGCCTCTCAGAATCAATTAAGTTGGCAAAGACCTCTGAATTGTCAAGTTCAACCTGTGGCTGACCACCACCAAGTCAACCAGACCacggcactgagtgccatgtccagtccttccttaaacacctccagtgactccaccacctccctgggaagtcATTCCAATGTCTAATTACCCTTTCCGTGAA contains the following coding sequences:
- the MRPL57 gene encoding large ribosomal subunit protein mL63 — its product is MFLTTVLLRKRIPGKQWIGKYRRPRQVTISMKQAMIRRLEIEAENEYWLSQPYLTQEQEYKHNTEERRAKWEAFKSLKQAKFPEHRYISDHLNHLNVTKKWTC